Part of the Sphingopyxis sp. 113P3 genome, TCCTCAGCTTGTTGAAGGATCGTCCTTCCCGGCCATCTATGGCGGAAAGACAGCCGCTTCGACAAGCTTGGGGGCAAGCGGACAGGATTATGTCCAGCTTCCCAACAATCGTCCCAGCGCCCAGCGCGGCTCGACCGCGCGCGCCGAATCCTCGACATGCGCCGCGACCCGCGCCCCGATGGCGGGCGCGAGGGCGAAGGCACGGCCTGTGCCTCCGCCGACCAGCCAGACCCGCGGATGATCGGGCAGGCGGTCCAGCAGCAGGTCGCCGCTCGCGGTGCGGCAGTCGTGCGTGGCCGCGCTCGCCACCACCGGCGCGCCGGCGAGTCTTGGAAGCCGAGCGGTCAGCCACTGCCGAACGTCGGCCAGCGCGCGGTCGTCTGCACGGCGATCGAAGCTATCGGGGTCGATTGTGGCATCGGGCGCGCCTTTCCACACCTTGACGCCGACCCCCTCGATGTCGGGAAGCAGATGGAAACCATAGGCGCGATCGACCAGTGCCGGCATCGCGGGCGGGCGAAACTGGGTGTCGCCCTGTCCGGGACCGAAGTGAAAGATCTGGTGACGCACCGCCGACAGGCGCTGCGGGGTCAGTATCTGGGGAAAGAGTTCGGTAAGCCACGCGCCGCAGGCGTAGACAAGGCTTCTCGCAGTCCCGCCATCGGGAAGCATATAGATGTCGCGGCGCTTGTCGCGGAGCGGGGCGGGCATCACCACCTCTTCTGGCGTTACCTGCGCGTCGAGGATCGTTTCAAGCAGCCCGCGCCGTCCGGCAAGCATCGCGCCGCCCTTTTCGGCGACAAGCGCCGCGGCGTCCGGCCGCCACGCGATCTGGGTGTAGCGGGGACGCAGCTCGTCGCCCGTCAACCGATCGACACCGCGAACTTCGAATATGGGGTCGCTTGCGGAGAGCGTGGTCACCGCCTCGCAGGGGGTGAGGATCGGCAGGCTCGCGGTTTCAGAGAGGCGCCCCCACGCCTTGGCGCTTTCGTCGGCGAGTCCCGCGTAGAGCAGATCGCCGCCCTGTACCGGGTCGAGCATCATCGAAGGCATGTTCGACGCGGCGCGGCCGTTTCCCGCGCCATAGGCGTCAAACAGCCGGACGCTGAACCCGCGGCGCACCAGATGCCATGCAGTCCAGGCGCCAATCGCGCCCGCGCCCACGACCGCGACGTCAACTTGCTTTTCGGGCGGCTTTGCGCCCTTGCGCCGCCGCGACCGCCGCGGTTCGGGCGGATCCTTTCGCTTGGGTTCTTTCTTGGCAGCCCCGAGCGCAAGCGCCGCCGGGGTGGCGGCCAGCGCGGCGAGGAGGCGCCGCCGGTCCATCAGCCGGCCTTTTTCTTGTAGTAGCGATAGCCGCCGACCCAGGTTTCGAGCGGCGTCATGCGGCGGATCTCGTCGGGGCTTGCAAGCAAAGGATCGCTTTCGAGAATCAGAAAGTCGGCGCGCATCCCGGGCATCAGCGTACCGATCCGGTCTTCGGCAAAGCCCGCGAAGGCGGCGCTGCGCGTGAAGCCGTCGAGCACGGTCTCGCGGCTCACCGCCTCCTCGGGGTGCCAGCCGCCAAAGGGCTGACCTGCCGCGTCGGTGCGCGAGATGGCCGCGGCCATACCTGCGAAGGGGTTGGCGCTCTCGACCGGCACGTCGGAGCCGAAGGCGAGGCGGACGCCGGCATTCTCCATACTCCGCCACGCATAGGCGCCCTTCAATCGCTCGGGGCCAAGCCGTCCTTCGGCCATCAGCCGATCCGACGGCTGGTGGATGGGCTGCATCGAGGCGACGACGCCCAATTGCCGGAAGCGCGGAAAATCGGCGGGGTCGACGATCTGCGCATGCTCGATGCGCCAGCGCCGCTCGCCCGGCAGGTCTGCAGTGAGATCGGCGATCGCGTCGAGGGCCTCGGCGTTGGCGGCATCGCCGATCGCATGGATTGCGACCTGAAACTTGTCCATGGACGCGCGCACCATCTTGTTGCGAAGCTGTGCAGGGGAGAGGAGCGGGAGCCCTTTTTGCCCAGGGGCATCGCTGTAGGGCTGCTTCAGCCAAGCGCCGCGCGAGCCCAGCGCGCCGTCGAGATAGAGCTTTACCCCGACCATGCGCAACCTGTCGTCGTAGAGCCAGGGCGTCGGCCCCGGACCGCCGATCAGCGCCATATTGTCGATGTCGTGGCCATAGCTGATGATGCGCACCGCGAGCTGGCGCTTGTCACCCGCCCGGCGGAAGGCCTGCCAGTCCTGGATCGTTGTGCCCATGTCGGCGATCGCCGTGATCCCTTCCTCGAGCAGCTTGGCCTGCGCGAGGAGGAAGGCGCGGTCGAGGTCGCGCGCGAGCGGCTTTGGCACAGCCGAGGCGATGAGGCTGGTCGCGGCGTCGACGAAGATGCCGCTTGGCTGGCCGCCCGCCATCTCGATGCGCCCGCCCTCGGGCACCTTGGTCGCCGCGGTGACTCGCGCCGCCTTCATTGCCGCGCTGTTTGCCCAACCGGCATGGCCATCGACGCGCTCGAGCCAGACAGGACGGTCTGCGACGGCGGCGTCGAGGTCGGCAGCGGTTGGAAAGCGGCCGAGGCCCCATTTTTCCTGGTTCCACCCGCGGCCGATGATCCATGGTACGTCCGGATTGTCGGCGGCATATTGACGGACGGCAGCCTGGGCTTCGCCGAGGCTGCTTGTGCCCGAAAGGTCGAGCAGCATCAGCGAGAAGCCGAGACCCATGAGGTGGCCGTGCGCGTCAATGAGCCCCGGGATCAGCGTTCTGCCCTTGCCGTCCTCCTTGAAGTCTGGTCGCTCGGGACGCTTGTCCTTGCGGTCGAGGAGCTTTGCGACCTTGCCGTCCTTGTCGATGATAAGCCC contains:
- a CDS encoding amidohydrolase — its product is MIRRALLASLALIISLPVQADTLIDNVNGITLDQNGKLVRFTGLIIDKDGKVAKLLDRKDKRPERPDFKEDGKGRTLIPGLIDAHGHLMGLGFSLMLLDLSGTSSLGEAQAAVRQYAADNPDVPWIIGRGWNQEKWGLGRFPTAADLDAAVADRPVWLERVDGHAGWANSAAMKAARVTAATKVPEGGRIEMAGGQPSGIFVDAATSLIASAVPKPLARDLDRAFLLAQAKLLEEGITAIADMGTTIQDWQAFRRAGDKRQLAVRIISYGHDIDNMALIGGPGPTPWLYDDRLRMVGVKLYLDGALGSRGAWLKQPYSDAPGQKGLPLLSPAQLRNKMVRASMDKFQVAIHAIGDAANAEALDAIADLTADLPGERRWRIEHAQIVDPADFPRFRQLGVVASMQPIHQPSDRLMAEGRLGPERLKGAYAWRSMENAGVRLAFGSDVPVESANPFAGMAAAISRTDAAGQPFGGWHPEEAVSRETVLDGFTRSAAFAGFAEDRIGTLMPGMRADFLILESDPLLASPDEIRRMTPLETWVGGYRYYKKKAG
- a CDS encoding NAD(P)/FAD-dependent oxidoreductase, with product MDRRRLLAALAATPAALALGAAKKEPKRKDPPEPRRSRRRKGAKPPEKQVDVAVVGAGAIGAWTAWHLVRRGFSVRLFDAYGAGNGRAASNMPSMMLDPVQGGDLLYAGLADESAKAWGRLSETASLPILTPCEAVTTLSASDPIFEVRGVDRLTGDELRPRYTQIAWRPDAAALVAEKGGAMLAGRRGLLETILDAQVTPEEVVMPAPLRDKRRDIYMLPDGGTARSLVYACGAWLTELFPQILTPQRLSAVRHQIFHFGPGQGDTQFRPPAMPALVDRAYGFHLLPDIEGVGVKVWKGAPDATIDPDSFDRRADDRALADVRQWLTARLPRLAGAPVVASAATHDCRTASGDLLLDRLPDHPRVWLVGGGTGRAFALAPAIGARVAAHVEDSARAVEPRWALGRLLGSWT